The proteins below come from a single Fusobacterium sp. JB019 genomic window:
- a CDS encoding ATP-dependent DNA helicase, with amino-acid sequence MDKFNENQKKVIKTIDVPLLVIAGPGSGKTRTLVERVSYLINEKNIKAENILLATFTEKASRELITRISMNISLNKDISDMYIGTIHSICLRIIDENIEYSYLKRNYRVLDDLEQKFFIYKKMKYFLNLDGSLEFFKFLEKAKYWDRAIELKKWIDRINEEGIDVAKEIGDERLEYLKKVNELYKKMLFKENLVDFSNIQLECYRILIENLEVLKKIREKINYIMIDEYQDTNLIQEKIFLLITGEKNNICVVGDDDQGIYRFRGATVKNILKFERNFEKGICEKIDLNINYRSNKDIVEFCNKWNDSLYWDGWRYGKELVSGKESKNKTLGVVKISVKTSENEWKEKIYKFIKKLKTTNKIQDYNQIAFLFRSVRNKKVLRLMEYLESKEINVYSPRSNMFFYREEIKFCIGLFLCIFYQSKMYIKNTYYKECYNKVINEMEIDIELREYIKKLRTESKILDCSMNNFFNILYSFIGFKGFRKYLDLEKDHILENRETYNIGIFFKLVNKFDRICELEKIDKNNIEKVIHYFFGKHLIYLKNSGISEYEDIKEYAPKNSISFLTFHQSKGLEFPIVIVGSLESGPRFIMNEKQEKLEFEIMEEFEPKERIKEFDFWRVYYTAFSRAQNLLALTCVEYPKIPVPNFAFQKVYNGLKDISSDEFQLSKLSLDDYKEKNIKENLSFTKHINIYNRCPRLYKLINKYKFPELVTKELIYGELMHICLEEINKIKINNEKMDIKNLKNKYMEFYKSLYKKYNIILEKEILKEGLYNIIDYLENDIDNLGSIKGVEEKIILASENYIIEGVVDLVVEKNGQLEIIDFKTGKFQNEIKEYKEQIQVYAYLLEKKYSKKIIKGKIFYINEEKNKKVIEVDLNEKAILKTMNNFKITANSIVNKEYQTGYMDKEECKYCSFRGYCKSYL; translated from the coding sequence TTGGATAAATTTAATGAAAATCAAAAAAAGGTTATAAAAACTATAGATGTTCCTCTTTTAGTAATAGCAGGTCCAGGTTCTGGAAAAACAAGAACTCTTGTTGAAAGAGTAAGTTATTTAATAAATGAAAAAAATATAAAGGCAGAGAATATTCTTTTAGCTACATTTACAGAAAAAGCTTCTAGAGAATTAATAACAAGAATTTCTATGAATATATCACTAAATAAAGATATTAGTGATATGTATATAGGAACAATTCACTCTATTTGTTTGAGAATTATAGATGAAAATATTGAATATTCTTATTTGAAAAGAAATTATAGAGTTTTAGATGACTTAGAACAAAAATTTTTTATTTATAAAAAAATGAAATATTTTCTTAATTTGGATGGTAGTTTGGAATTTTTTAAATTTTTAGAAAAGGCTAAATATTGGGATAGAGCAATAGAATTAAAAAAATGGATAGATAGAATAAATGAAGAGGGAATAGATGTAGCTAAAGAAATTGGAGATGAAAGATTAGAATACTTAAAAAAAGTAAACGAGTTATATAAAAAAATGCTTTTCAAAGAAAATCTTGTGGATTTTTCAAATATTCAACTGGAATGTTATAGAATATTAATTGAAAATTTAGAAGTTTTAAAAAAAATAAGAGAAAAAATTAATTATATAATGATTGATGAATATCAGGATACTAATTTAATTCAAGAAAAAATATTTTTACTAATTACAGGAGAAAAAAACAATATTTGTGTAGTTGGAGATGACGATCAAGGTATATATAGATTTAGAGGTGCTACTGTAAAAAATATTCTTAAGTTTGAAAGAAATTTTGAAAAAGGTATATGTGAAAAAATAGATTTAAATATAAATTATAGATCAAATAAAGATATAGTTGAGTTTTGCAATAAATGGAACGATAGTCTTTATTGGGATGGGTGGAGATATGGTAAAGAACTTGTATCAGGAAAAGAATCTAAAAATAAAACTTTAGGTGTTGTAAAAATTTCAGTTAAAACATCTGAAAATGAATGGAAAGAAAAAATATATAAGTTTATAAAAAAATTAAAAACGACTAATAAAATTCAAGATTATAATCAAATAGCTTTTTTATTTAGATCAGTTAGAAATAAAAAGGTTTTAAGATTAATGGAATATTTAGAAAGTAAAGAAATAAATGTTTATTCTCCTCGTTCAAATATGTTTTTTTATAGAGAAGAAATAAAATTTTGTATAGGATTATTTTTATGTATATTTTATCAAAGTAAAATGTACATAAAAAATACTTATTATAAAGAATGTTATAATAAAGTTATTAATGAAATGGAAATAGATATAGAATTAAGAGAGTATATAAAAAAATTAAGAACTGAAAGTAAAATATTAGATTGTAGTATGAATAATTTTTTTAATATATTATATTCTTTTATTGGATTTAAAGGTTTTAGAAAATATTTAGATTTAGAAAAAGATCATATATTGGAAAATAGAGAAACTTACAATATAGGAATTTTTTTCAAACTGGTGAATAAATTTGATAGAATATGTGAATTAGAAAAAATAGATAAAAATAATATAGAAAAAGTTATACATTATTTCTTTGGAAAACATTTAATATATTTAAAAAATAGCGGAATTTCTGAGTATGAAGATATAAAAGAGTATGCTCCTAAAAATTCGATTTCTTTTTTAACATTTCATCAATCTAAAGGTCTTGAATTTCCAATAGTAATAGTAGGTTCACTAGAATCAGGACCACGTTTTATAATGAATGAAAAACAAGAAAAATTAGAGTTTGAAATAATGGAAGAATTTGAACCTAAAGAAAGGATAAAAGAATTTGATTTTTGGAGAGTTTACTATACTGCTTTTTCAAGAGCTCAAAATTTGTTGGCTTTAACTTGTGTAGAATATCCCAAAATTCCAGTCCCAAATTTTGCATTTCAAAAAGTTTATAATGGATTAAAAGATATTTCTAGTGATGAATTTCAATTGTCAAAATTAAGCTTAGATGATTACAAAGAAAAAAATATAAAGGAAAATTTATCTTTTACAAAGCATATAAATATTTATAATAGATGTCCAAGACTATATAAATTAATAAATAAATATAAATTTCCAGAATTAGTGACAAAAGAATTAATTTACGGGGAATTAATGCATATATGTTTAGAAGAAATAAATAAAATTAAAATAAACAACGAGAAGATGGACATTAAAAATTTAAAAAATAAATATATGGAATTTTATAAATCTTTATATAAAAAATACAATATAATATTAGAAAAAGAAATTTTAAAAGAAGGACTATATAATATAATAGATTACTTAGAAAATGATATTGATAATCTAGGGAGTATAAAAGGTGTAGAAGAGAAGATTATTTTAGCAAGCGAGAATTATATAATAGAAGGAGTAGTAGATTTAGTAGTTGAAAAAAATGGGCAGTTAGAAATAATAGATTTTAAAACAGGTAAATTTCAAAATGAAATAAAAGAATATAAAGAGCAGATTCAAGTATATGCTTATTTATTAGAAAAAAAATATTCTAAAAAAATAATTAAAGGAAAAATATTTTATATAAATGAAGAAAAAAATAAAAAAGTTATAGAGGTTGATTTAAATGAAAAAGCTATTTTAAAAACAATGAATAATTTTAAAATAACAGCAAACAGTATTGTAAATAAAGAATATCAAACAGGATATATGGATAAGGAAGAATGTAAATATTGTAGTTTTAGAGGTTATTGTAAAAGTTATTTGTAA
- a CDS encoding 4Fe-4S binding protein codes for MNTKLKAYIPKEKCVACGSCMEACPTESISIFHGSYAIVNTKNCVGCKKCYKVCPISIIEFKEEKNEN; via the coding sequence ATGAATACTAAATTAAAAGCTTATATTCCAAAAGAAAAATGTGTAGCTTGTGGAAGTTGTATGGAAGCATGCCCTACTGAGTCTATTTCTATTTTCCATGGAAGTTATGCTATAGTTAATACTAAAAATTGTGTAGGATGTAAAAAATGTTATAAAGTCTGTCCTATTTCAATCATTGAATTTAAGGAGGAAAAAAATGAAAACTAA
- a CDS encoding 4Fe-4S binding protein → MKTKHWYDYLWIISIIYFSLGFFNILFAWLGLIFFFVPLGIALFKGEKYYCNFYCERSKLLNLIGDKFKLSKYRTMPKFLRSKTFRYLFLIFFMGMFINMIFFTFLVFNETKDFSNFIKLFWSFKIPWNQNYNFNLFPKWAYQFALGFYSMMLTSTLIGIIMSLLYKPRSWCGICPMGTMTQEICKIKNKS, encoded by the coding sequence ATGAAAACTAAACATTGGTATGATTATCTTTGGATAATATCTATAATTTATTTCTCTCTTGGATTTTTTAATATACTTTTTGCCTGGCTTGGTCTTATTTTTTTCTTTGTTCCATTAGGAATTGCCCTATTTAAAGGAGAAAAGTATTATTGTAATTTTTATTGTGAACGAAGTAAATTGCTTAATTTAATCGGAGATAAGTTTAAACTTTCAAAATACAGGACTATGCCAAAATTCCTTAGAAGTAAAACCTTTAGATATCTTTTTTTAATATTTTTTATGGGAATGTTTATAAATATGATTTTTTTCACTTTTTTAGTTTTTAATGAAACTAAAGATTTTTCAAACTTTATCAAACTATTTTGGTCTTTTAAAATCCCTTGGAATCAAAATTATAATTTTAATTTATTTCCAAAGTGGGCTTATCAGTTTGCTCTAGGATTTTACAGCATGATGCTAACATCTACTCTAATTGGAATTATTATGAGTCTTTTATATAAACCTCGTTCTTGGTGTGGAATTTGTCCTATGGGAACTATGACTCAAGAGATTTGTAAAATAAAAAACAAATCATAA
- the aroF gene encoding 3-deoxy-7-phosphoheptulonate synthase, with the protein MYLEIRDNVSRNEIETLKERIKEAGYGILEVTDLGVIKIAVIGNNDKDFKILDLDKDKIIEKAKVIDVPYRFTSRDFKKEDTIIEINGIKIGGSKFSLFAGPCSIENREMIMKIAEEVKKNGGKILRGGAFKPRTSPYDFQGLEEEGLIYMREACDKYGLLMCTEVMDTKNIENICKYADILQVGTRNMQNFSLLKELGQIDKPILLKRGMSATIKEFLMAAEYLVAYGNSKIILCERGIRTFETMTRNTVDINAIAYIRRISHLPLIIDASHGTGVKELVEPVTLAGIMAGVNGGMIEIHENPEEALSDKEQTLNFVQFESLCKKIFKTFEFRKNI; encoded by the coding sequence ATGTATTTAGAAATTAGGGATAATGTTTCTAGAAATGAAATAGAAACTTTAAAAGAAAGAATAAAAGAAGCTGGTTATGGAATATTAGAGGTAACAGATTTAGGGGTAATAAAAATAGCTGTTATTGGAAATAATGATAAAGATTTTAAAATATTAGATTTAGATAAAGATAAAATTATAGAAAAGGCTAAAGTAATAGATGTTCCATATAGATTTACTAGCAGAGATTTTAAAAAAGAAGATACAATTATAGAAATTAATGGAATAAAAATAGGAGGATCAAAATTTTCATTATTTGCAGGTCCTTGTTCTATAGAAAATAGAGAAATGATTATGAAAATAGCTGAAGAAGTGAAAAAAAATGGAGGCAAAATTTTAAGAGGTGGAGCATTTAAACCTAGAACTTCCCCTTATGATTTCCAAGGATTAGAAGAAGAGGGGCTTATTTATATGAGAGAAGCTTGTGATAAATATGGGCTTCTTATGTGTACAGAGGTTATGGATACTAAAAACATAGAGAATATATGTAAATATGCAGATATACTACAAGTAGGTACAAGAAATATGCAAAATTTTTCTTTATTAAAGGAATTAGGACAAATTGATAAGCCCATACTTTTAAAAAGAGGAATGAGTGCAACTATAAAAGAATTTTTAATGGCTGCTGAATACTTAGTAGCTTATGGAAATTCAAAGATAATATTGTGTGAAAGAGGAATAAGAACTTTTGAGACAATGACTAGAAATACTGTAGATATAAATGCGATTGCTTATATTAGAAGAATTTCTCATTTGCCATTAATAATAGATGCGAGCCATGGAACAGGTGTTAAAGAACTAGTTGAGCCAGTAACATTAGCAGGAATTATGGCAGGTGTTAATGGAGGAATGATAGAGATACATGAAAATCCTGAAGAGGCTTTATCTGATAAGGAACAGACATTAAATTTTGTTCAGTTTGAAAGTTTATGTAAAAAAATATTTAAAACTTTTGAATTTAGAAAAAATATTTAA
- the galE gene encoding UDP-glucose 4-epimerase GalE, with the protein MAVLVTGGAGYIGSHTVIQLLDSGEDVIVVDDLSNSSIKVVDRIEELSGKRPKFYKVNILDEENFEKIFKENEIESIIHFAGFKAVGESVEKPLAYYTNNLISTLIILNIMKKYNIKNFVFSSSATVYGDPKSCPILENFPLSTTNPYGTTKLMIENMLRDICKTDKNLNVGILRYFNPVGAHKSGRIGEEPNGIPNNLMPYITKVAIGKLEKLSVFGDDYSTHDGTGVRDYIHVEDLASGHLKALVKLRTNSGLVTYNLGTGKGYSVLDMVKAFGKACGKEIPYKIVGRRAGDIAMCYADSTKAKNELGWEAKFDLDRMCEDSWRWQKNNPNGYED; encoded by the coding sequence ATGGCAGTTTTAGTTACTGGTGGTGCAGGATATATAGGGAGTCATACTGTAATTCAACTTTTAGATTCAGGAGAAGATGTTATTGTAGTTGATGATTTAAGCAATAGTTCTATAAAAGTAGTGGACAGAATAGAGGAACTCTCTGGAAAAAGACCTAAATTTTATAAAGTAAATATTTTAGATGAAGAAAATTTTGAAAAAATATTTAAAGAAAATGAAATAGAATCAATAATACATTTTGCAGGATTTAAAGCTGTAGGAGAATCAGTTGAAAAACCTTTAGCTTATTATACAAATAATTTAATATCGACATTAATAATTTTAAATATAATGAAAAAATATAATATAAAGAATTTTGTATTTAGTTCTTCAGCTACTGTTTATGGAGATCCAAAATCATGTCCAATATTAGAAAATTTTCCTTTAAGTACTACAAATCCTTATGGAACTACAAAATTAATGATAGAAAATATGTTAAGGGATATTTGTAAGACAGATAAAAATTTAAATGTAGGGATACTTAGATATTTTAATCCCGTAGGAGCTCATAAGAGTGGTAGAATAGGAGAAGAACCTAATGGAATACCTAATAATTTAATGCCTTACATTACTAAGGTTGCAATTGGAAAATTAGAAAAATTAAGTGTTTTTGGAGATGATTATTCAACTCACGATGGTACTGGCGTGAGAGATTATATTCATGTTGAAGATTTAGCTAGTGGACATTTAAAAGCTTTGGTAAAGCTTAGAACTAATTCAGGATTAGTTACTTATAATCTTGGAACAGGAAAAGGATATAGCGTACTGGATATGGTAAAAGCCTTTGGTAAAGCTTGTGGAAAAGAAATTCCTTATAAAATAGTAGGAAGAAGAGCTGGAGATATTGCAATGTGTTATGCTGATTCTACTAAAGCAAAAAATGAGTTAGGATGGGAAGCTAAATTTGATCTAGATAGAATGTGTGAAGATTCTTGGAGATGGCAAAAAAATAATCCAAATGGATATGAAGATTAG
- the trxA gene encoding thioredoxin, whose amino-acid sequence MAVLKITKDNYEKEVLNSKTPVLIDFWANWCMPCRMLGPIIEEISEKNIDVKICKIDIDEEMELAQKFQVMSIPTLVYVKEGKEEKRTVGVRPKEEIEEMIK is encoded by the coding sequence ATGGCAGTTTTAAAAATAACAAAAGATAATTATGAGAAAGAAGTTTTAAATTCTAAAACACCTGTGTTAATAGATTTTTGGGCAAATTGGTGTATGCCTTGTAGGATGTTGGGTCCAATTATAGAGGAAATATCAGAAAAAAACATAGATGTAAAAATTTGTAAAATAGATATAGATGAAGAGATGGAATTAGCACAAAAATTTCAAGTGATGAGTATTCCTACTTTGGTTTATGTTAAAGAGGGAAAAGAAGAAAAAAGAACAGTAGGAGTAAGACCAAAGGAAGAAATAGAAGAAATGATAAAATAA
- a CDS encoding permease — protein MKNIKLIIKRYKFFIIMIIINIILGVYYPKLGLKSMKINESNILEMLKVIPPVFILLGLLDVWVEKEVMIKYMGKNSGLKGLILAFVMGSSAAGPLYIAFPIAGVLLKKRASFFNVFIFIGAWSTTKVPMLLFEVTNLGGRYALLRLGCSMISIIMISFILNKILANKEKERLLKKIDKKI, from the coding sequence ATGAAAAATATTAAGTTGATTATAAAAAGATATAAATTCTTTATAATTATGATTATAATTAATATTATATTAGGGGTTTATTACCCTAAATTAGGCTTAAAATCTATGAAAATAAATGAAAGTAATATTTTAGAAATGTTAAAGGTTATTCCTCCTGTTTTTATTTTATTGGGTCTTTTAGATGTTTGGGTGGAAAAAGAAGTTATGATAAAATATATGGGGAAAAATTCAGGTTTAAAAGGATTAATTTTAGCTTTTGTTATGGGGTCTTCAGCAGCGGGACCTTTATATATAGCATTTCCAATAGCAGGTGTTTTATTGAAAAAAAGAGCAAGTTTTTTCAATGTATTTATATTTATAGGAGCTTGGTCAACAACAAAAGTACCAATGCTTTTGTTTGAAGTAACTAATTTAGGTGGAAGATATGCTTTGCTTAGGTTAGGCTGTAGTATGATATCAATAATTATGATTTCTTTTATTTTAAATAAAATTTTAGCTAATAAAGAAAAGGAAAGATTATTAAAAAAAATAGATAAAAAAATATAA
- a CDS encoding YifB family Mg chelatase-like AAA ATPase, producing the protein MITKVKSSSYFGIDSFLVEVEVDISRGLPSFNIVGLGDTAVIESKERIRAAIRNSGYKMQYNKIIINLTPAGKRKIGTHFDLPIAIGIMCCQNLITFKKELLKNYIFMGELSLNGDLKRTQGIVSGAILAKELGYKGIVIPYENKDEGSLIKNINVIVVKNLKEVQYFLENNKQIQEEKIKNNSLEIQEKFNIDFSDVKGQEVAKRALEICAAGGHNLIMIGTPGCGKTMLAKRIMTILPPLTEEEKIEITKIYSIAGKLSEKNPIVNNRPFRSPHHTSSGVAMIGGGRIPKVGEISLANRGVLFLDELVEFKKEILENLREPLEEKKVFITRANYKVEFPCKFLFLSATNPCNCGNYFEQDGSCTCSASEVSKYLKKLSGPLIDRIDLKVEMRRLSENELLENIPRERSKNIRKRVLLARKIQKKRFKSDKLNGDMLSKDLEKYCFLNKENKNIMKKAIEVLKLSARGFDRVLKVSRTIADLDNSKEIKKEHILEALSYRISDNK; encoded by the coding sequence GTGATTACGAAAGTTAAAAGTTCAAGTTATTTTGGTATAGATTCATTTTTGGTTGAGGTAGAGGTGGATATTTCTAGAGGATTACCTTCTTTTAATATAGTTGGGTTAGGAGATACAGCAGTTATAGAAAGTAAGGAAAGAATAAGAGCAGCAATTAGAAACAGTGGTTATAAAATGCAATATAATAAAATAATAATCAATTTAACTCCAGCAGGAAAAAGAAAAATAGGGACACATTTTGATTTACCAATAGCAATAGGAATCATGTGTTGTCAGAATTTAATAACTTTTAAGAAAGAACTTTTAAAAAATTATATTTTTATGGGAGAATTATCATTAAATGGTGATTTAAAAAGGACGCAAGGAATTGTAAGTGGAGCTATATTAGCTAAAGAGTTAGGATATAAAGGAATAGTTATCCCATATGAAAATAAAGATGAAGGAAGTTTAATAAAAAATATAAATGTTATCGTAGTTAAAAATTTAAAAGAAGTACAATATTTTTTAGAAAATAATAAACAAATTCAAGAAGAAAAAATAAAAAATAACTCTTTAGAAATACAAGAAAAATTTAATATAGATTTTAGTGATGTAAAGGGTCAAGAGGTTGCAAAGAGGGCATTAGAAATTTGTGCAGCAGGTGGTCATAATTTAATTATGATAGGAACTCCAGGATGTGGGAAAACAATGTTGGCTAAAAGAATTATGACAATATTACCACCTTTAACAGAGGAAGAAAAAATAGAAATAACTAAAATCTATAGCATTGCAGGAAAATTAAGTGAAAAAAATCCTATAGTTAATAATAGGCCTTTCAGATCTCCCCATCATACAAGTAGTGGAGTAGCTATGATTGGGGGAGGAAGAATTCCTAAAGTGGGGGAAATTTCTTTAGCGAATAGAGGAGTTTTATTTTTAGATGAACTTGTTGAGTTTAAAAAAGAAATATTGGAGAATTTAAGAGAGCCATTGGAAGAAAAAAAAGTATTCATAACAAGGGCTAATTATAAAGTAGAATTTCCCTGTAAATTTTTATTTTTAAGTGCTACAAATCCTTGTAATTGTGGGAATTATTTTGAACAAGATGGTAGCTGTACTTGTAGTGCATCTGAAGTTTCTAAATATTTAAAAAAATTATCAGGACCTCTTATAGATAGAATTGATTTAAAAGTAGAAATGAGAAGATTATCGGAAAATGAACTGTTAGAAAATATTCCAAGAGAAAGATCAAAGAATATAAGAAAAAGAGTATTACTTGCAAGAAAAATTCAGAAAAAAAGATTTAAAAGTGATAAATTAAATGGAGATATGCTAAGCAAAGATTTAGAAAAATATTGCTTTTTAAATAAAGAAAATAAAAATATTATGAAAAAAGCAATAGAAGTTTTAAAATTATCAGCAAGAGGATTCGATAGAGTTTTAAAAGTGTCTCGTACAATTGCAGATTTAGATAATAGTAAAGAAATAAAAAAAGAACATATTTTAGAAGCTTTATCTTACAGAATAAGCGATAACAAGTAA
- a CDS encoding Crp/Fnr family transcriptional regulator, whose amino-acid sequence MEKILKETLNFWGNLSNDEKKQIIEKVVVVRYKKGEIIYHNKDKCTGVYIIFSGRARVFMSSANGGEITLFRLHKKDISILSASCMFNNLDFETNMEFEEDTEIYVIPKGIMKKISDENSKVKEFILEAVSEKFSNVMWIFNQYVFSNMARRLATSLYEYRNMFDSDILKITHNTLAKDLGTAREVITRLLKQFQIDGIIEMSRGEIKILNLQKLMKL is encoded by the coding sequence ATGGAAAAAATACTAAAAGAAACTTTAAATTTTTGGGGAAATTTATCAAATGATGAAAAAAAACAAATAATAGAAAAAGTAGTAGTGGTAAGGTATAAAAAAGGGGAAATAATATATCATAATAAAGATAAATGTACAGGAGTTTATATTATTTTTAGTGGAAGGGCAAGAGTGTTTATGTCTTCAGCTAATGGGGGAGAAATAACTTTATTTAGATTACATAAAAAAGATATTTCTATTTTAAGTGCTTCTTGTATGTTTAATAATTTAGATTTTGAGACAAATATGGAATTTGAAGAGGATACTGAAATTTATGTTATTCCTAAAGGAATAATGAAAAAAATAAGTGATGAAAATTCTAAAGTTAAGGAGTTTATATTAGAAGCTGTTTCAGAAAAGTTTTCAAATGTCATGTGGATTTTTAATCAATATGTTTTTTCTAACATGGCTAGAAGGTTGGCAACCTCTTTATATGAGTATAGAAATATGTTTGATAGTGATATTTTAAAAATAACTCATAATACTCTAGCTAAAGATTTAGGTACTGCAAGAGAGGTTATAACAAGATTATTAAAGCAATTTCAAATAGATGGAATTATAGAAATGTCTAGAGGAGAAATAAAAATATTAAATTTACAAAAATTAATGAAGTTATAA
- a CDS encoding alpha/beta fold hydrolase: MLEYKPKFFFRNKHINTCFPTVFRKIDINYKRERIDTYDGDFIDIDWVKNKSDNLVILCHGLEGSSNSKYIKANAKYFSQQGWDVLAINYRGCSGEENKKIYSYNSILTDDLKLVVEKKGKYYKNIVTVGFSLGANLILKYLGCEKDIPKNLICAVTVSPPCNFFATSEKLKKKENIIYKLKFLNKLKIKIKEKYKNNPDYRKKINLEAILKTKNLEEFDEEFTAKYFGFKGVKDYYEKANTVKTLKNIKIPTYILTPLDDPIMGKECYPYKETRENKNILFETPKYGGHVGFSSLNHYPYVLEKAIYSYVNSIL, encoded by the coding sequence ATGTTAGAATATAAACCTAAATTTTTCTTCAGAAACAAGCATATAAACACCTGTTTTCCAACTGTTTTCAGAAAAATTGATATTAATTATAAAAGAGAAAGAATTGACACTTATGATGGAGATTTTATTGATATTGACTGGGTAAAAAATAAAAGTGATAATTTAGTAATTTTATGTCATGGATTAGAAGGAAGTTCAAATAGTAAATATATAAAAGCGAACGCAAAATATTTTTCACAGCAAGGATGGGATGTTTTAGCTATAAATTATAGAGGATGTAGTGGAGAAGAAAATAAAAAGATATATTCATATAATTCTATTCTAACAGATGATTTAAAATTAGTTGTTGAAAAAAAAGGAAAATATTATAAAAATATTGTAACAGTGGGATTTAGTTTAGGAGCTAATTTGATATTGAAGTATTTAGGTTGTGAAAAAGATATCCCTAAAAATCTAATTTGTGCAGTTACAGTTTCTCCCCCATGCAATTTTTTTGCAACAAGTGAAAAATTAAAAAAGAAAGAAAATATAATATATAAACTTAAGTTTTTAAATAAATTAAAAATAAAAATCAAAGAAAAGTATAAAAATAATCCTGATTATAGAAAAAAAATAAATTTAGAAGCTATTTTAAAAACAAAAAATTTAGAAGAGTTTGATGAAGAATTTACAGCTAAATATTTTGGATTTAAAGGAGTTAAGGATTATTATGAAAAAGCAAATACTGTTAAAACTTTGAAGAATATAAAGATTCCTACATATATACTAACTCCATTAGATGATCCTATAATGGGAAAAGAATGCTATCCTTATAAAGAAACAAGGGAAAATAAAAATATTTTGTTTGAAACTCCTAAATATGGGGGTCATGTAGGTTTTTCTTCATTAAATCATTATCCTTATGTATTAGAAAAAGCAATATATTCATATGTAAATAGTATTTTGTAG
- a CDS encoding permease: protein MFIFILYIMAIFGLTYSFFKSKIRTKMAIKKALKSFENLLPQFLGILILIGIVLSVMDKNMISSLIGERSGIIGFIISGIIGSITLIPGFVAMPLIASLLKVGAGYTQMTMFLSTLMMVGIVTLPMEIEYFGKKITYIRNIACFIASIFIALIIGKVI, encoded by the coding sequence ATGTTTATCTTCATATTATATATAATGGCAATTTTTGGACTTACTTATTCTTTTTTTAAAAGCAAAATTAGAACAAAAATGGCTATAAAAAAAGCTTTAAAATCATTTGAAAATTTATTGCCACAATTTTTAGGAATATTAATACTTATAGGTATAGTATTATCAGTAATGGATAAGAATATGATATCTTCATTAATAGGAGAAAGATCAGGAATAATAGGGTTTATAATATCAGGAATAATAGGTTCAATAACATTGATTCCAGGATTTGTAGCAATGCCATTAATTGCTTCTTTATTAAAAGTAGGAGCAGGATATACTCAAATGACTATGTTTTTAAGTACTCTTATGATGGTGGGTATAGTTACATTACCCATGGAGATAGAATATTTTGGAAAAAAAATTACTTATATAAGAAATATAGCTTGTTTTATTGCTTCTATTTTTATAGCATTAATTATTGGGAAGGTGATTTAA